In a single window of the Aminomonas paucivorans DSM 12260 genome:
- a CDS encoding GTPase has protein sequence MATEKFELYQWTTIGNDLLFRSRQCLATAPSEKIQMLSGRVPTEVCSSGKSVNLVFAGQYSAGKSSIMKVLTGREDIAIGAGITTEKTHTYDWGGITVVDTPGVHTQLRPDHDEITYRAIADADLLVFVVTNELFDSHLAKHFRNLAIERDKAHEMMLVVNKMRRCAKGNSQEAQNVIREDLRKVLAPFTPEDLRTTFIDAEAALESKTETDGEIAKILLKKSGVDGLTHELNRFVREKGLSSRYTTALYSLEQILQEALASESTGDKDIDALEELLLQRRRALLDTQDRIPRAVEGEIQNASSQIRQEGRKVADMINGSADQKAVDQELQAAQDRVQNLAEQLEKSVQVVIGKHMKALDDRVGDIANSELAKELLPRLVHRIKQASISPEAMKNLKKASDISSRLGEFLVRNSFTPKTGTLGGLFKLNQYSGTATHGAVKAIGKFFGKSFKPWEAVKWTRTVANVGRVFAVAGTVLTFVLQIKEDADAAQLEVDLRESRSAVRSGFNDAAHVIEMHFDKATQSFVSSAISSEIENVDSQLNELRNLQQTRSDLFQNLLGLLEETRELIKSIHSTESESVS, from the coding sequence ATGGCGACCGAAAAATTCGAATTATATCAATGGACAACCATCGGCAATGATCTGCTTTTTCGTTCAAGGCAGTGTTTGGCGACCGCACCCAGTGAAAAAATACAGATGCTCTCCGGAAGGGTTCCTACTGAAGTTTGTTCGTCTGGCAAGAGCGTAAATCTTGTTTTTGCTGGTCAATACAGCGCGGGAAAGTCCAGCATTATGAAAGTCTTGACTGGGCGTGAAGACATTGCAATTGGCGCAGGCATTACGACCGAAAAAACACATACCTACGATTGGGGCGGAATCACTGTTGTAGACACACCCGGCGTCCATACTCAACTAAGGCCCGATCATGATGAAATTACATACAGAGCAATTGCAGATGCAGACCTCCTTGTCTTTGTTGTGACAAATGAGCTGTTTGACTCTCATCTCGCAAAACATTTTCGTAACCTTGCCATAGAACGTGACAAAGCACATGAAATGATGCTTGTAGTCAACAAAATGAGAAGGTGTGCCAAAGGGAACAGCCAGGAAGCACAGAATGTTATTCGTGAGGATCTTCGCAAGGTCCTCGCCCCTTTCACCCCTGAAGACCTTCGCACTACCTTTATCGATGCTGAGGCCGCCCTCGAGAGCAAAACAGAGACAGATGGCGAAATAGCGAAAATCCTGTTGAAGAAAAGCGGCGTTGATGGATTAACACATGAGCTGAACAGGTTCGTCAGAGAAAAAGGATTGTCTTCTCGGTATACAACAGCGCTTTATAGCCTTGAGCAAATTCTCCAAGAGGCACTTGCTAGCGAATCCACTGGTGATAAGGATATTGATGCACTCGAAGAGCTTTTGTTGCAGCGTCGTCGAGCACTCTTGGATACACAGGATCGCATACCACGGGCTGTCGAAGGAGAAATTCAAAACGCGAGCTCTCAAATCCGCCAGGAAGGTCGAAAGGTCGCGGACATGATCAATGGCTCTGCTGATCAGAAGGCTGTTGATCAGGAGCTGCAAGCCGCCCAGGATCGCGTTCAAAATCTTGCTGAGCAGCTTGAAAAATCTGTTCAGGTTGTCATTGGCAAGCACATGAAAGCATTAGATGATCGCGTTGGCGATATTGCCAACAGTGAGCTTGCTAAAGAATTGCTTCCGCGTCTTGTTCATCGAATTAAGCAGGCATCTATTTCGCCTGAAGCAATGAAAAACCTCAAGAAAGCATCGGATATCTCTTCCAGACTGGGTGAGTTTCTGGTCAGGAATTCCTTTACGCCAAAAACTGGAACCCTCGGAGGCCTTTTCAAACTCAACCAATATTCCGGTACTGCAACACACGGTGCTGTGAAAGCTATTGGTAAATTTTTCGGAAAGTCCTTCAAACCATGGGAAGCGGTCAAATGGACACGTACTGTGGCAAACGTTGGGCGGGTTTTCGCGGTGGCAGGAACGGTTCTTACATTTGTATTGCAAATCAAAGAAGACGCAGATGCGGCTCAGCTTGAAGTTGATCTCAGAGAAAGTCGTTCGGCGGTGAGATCCGGATTTAACGATGCCGCGCATGTGATTGAAATGCACTTTGATAAGGCAACACAATCATTTGTCTCAAGTGCCATTTCTTCCGAGATAGAAAATGTTGATTCACAGTTGAATGAGCTCCGCAATTTGCAGCAAACCCGGAGCGACTTGTTTCAAAACCTGCTCGGTCTGTTGGAAGAGACCAGGGAGCTTATCAAAAGTATTCACTCAACCGAGAGCGAATCCGTTTCATAG
- a CDS encoding IS5 family transposase: MRQGKLFFEEMAYQRLDKGKDPLVTLAETVDWRIFEEPLRAFRESLRTTGSPAGRKPFDPLLMFKILVLGSLYNLSDDAMEYQIRDRLSFQRFCGLSLEDRVPDAKTLWLFREQLTQAGLVEFLFARFDEALRQMGLEARKGQIVDASLVSVPIQRNSREENRQIREGNPPQEWSETKVRQKDTEARWTVKNGKSTFGYKNHIEADVSCKLIRRYAVTPASVHDSQVFKELLDLGNTSKDVWADSAYRSASHLEYLRQVGYREHIQRKGTSGHPLTRWEKQGNRTRSRIRSRVEHIFAAQKQQAGTLLLRSIGLARAKARIGLRNLVYNLQRFTYLVTQVYVWA, encoded by the coding sequence ATGCGCCAGGGGAAATTGTTCTTCGAAGAGATGGCCTACCAACGACTGGACAAGGGCAAGGATCCCTTGGTGACCCTTGCGGAGACGGTGGACTGGCGCATCTTCGAGGAACCCCTTCGGGCCTTCCGGGAGAGTCTGCGTACCACCGGCTCCCCTGCGGGTCGCAAGCCCTTCGACCCCCTGCTGATGTTCAAGATTCTGGTGCTTGGGTCTTTGTACAACCTGTCGGATGACGCCATGGAATACCAGATCCGGGATCGTCTCTCCTTTCAGCGCTTCTGCGGTCTTTCCCTGGAGGACCGGGTCCCCGATGCCAAGACGCTGTGGCTGTTTCGGGAACAGCTGACCCAGGCGGGTCTGGTGGAATTCCTCTTCGCCCGGTTCGATGAAGCCCTTCGCCAGATGGGGCTGGAGGCCCGGAAGGGACAGATCGTGGATGCCTCTCTTGTCAGCGTCCCCATCCAGAGGAACAGCCGGGAGGAGAACCGACAGATCCGGGAAGGCAACCCGCCCCAGGAATGGAGCGAAACCAAGGTTCGCCAGAAGGACACCGAAGCGAGATGGACCGTGAAGAACGGCAAGAGCACCTTCGGGTACAAGAACCACATCGAGGCGGACGTCTCCTGCAAACTCATCCGGCGCTATGCCGTCACCCCCGCCTCGGTGCACGACAGCCAGGTTTTCAAGGAACTACTGGATCTCGGGAACACCAGCAAAGACGTCTGGGCAGACTCGGCTTATCGTTCCGCTTCCCACCTGGAGTACCTGCGCCAGGTGGGGTACCGGGAGCACATCCAGAGGAAGGGGACCTCGGGACACCCCCTGACCAGATGGGAGAAACAGGGCAACCGGACTCGATCTCGCATTCGCAGCCGGGTGGAACACATCTTTGCGGCCCAGAAACAGCAGGCGGGGACCCTCTTGCTGCGTAGCATCGGCCTGGCTCGAGCAAAGGCCCGCATCGGCCTTCGCAACCTGGTCTACAACCTCCAGCGCTTCACCTACCTGGTGACGCAGGTCTACGTATGGGCCTGA
- a CDS encoding methyl-accepting chemotaxis protein yields MSDAPQVIRTLSASHFSSTVMNSFMSQLDEVLVRRVLEVQRELGDISDTFQNLSGLLSSIVGEFDRNSREARDSAERIHDMNLRLEEELRRSGTDLEGMNADVSRTVDATFETLNSFLEVEKISREIQKIAKQTNLLALNASIEAARAGEHGKGFAVVAQEVQKLAIESKEASEKISTRVLSISDQVREAMENIRRVSDLFGVIRGSLSGFLDFLGTNKEFLGRVDTFMADSSGKIAQGAHQMDESVQVMQGATGRFQSMASIISSIVKAQKGLKDIRL; encoded by the coding sequence ATGAGCGACGCGCCGCAGGTCATCCGTACCCTTTCCGCCTCCCACTTCAGCAGCACCGTGATGAACTCCTTCATGTCCCAGCTGGACGAGGTGCTGGTAAGGCGGGTCCTGGAGGTCCAGCGGGAACTGGGGGACATCTCCGACACCTTCCAGAACCTCTCGGGCCTCCTCTCCTCCATCGTGGGGGAGTTCGACCGGAACAGCCGGGAGGCCCGGGACAGCGCGGAGCGGATCCACGACATGAACCTCCGCCTGGAGGAGGAGCTTCGCCGATCCGGCACGGACCTGGAGGGCATGAACGCCGACGTCTCCCGCACCGTGGACGCCACCTTCGAGACCCTCAACTCCTTCCTGGAGGTGGAGAAGATCTCCAGGGAGATCCAGAAGATCGCCAAACAGACCAACCTCCTGGCCCTGAACGCCTCCATCGAGGCCGCCCGGGCGGGAGAGCACGGCAAGGGCTTCGCCGTGGTGGCCCAGGAGGTCCAGAAGCTGGCCATCGAGTCCAAGGAGGCCTCGGAGAAGATCTCCACCCGGGTGCTTTCCATCTCCGACCAGGTGCGGGAGGCCATGGAGAACATCCGCCGGGTGAGCGACCTGTTCGGGGTCATCCGGGGCTCCCTCTCGGGGTTTTTGGACTTCCTGGGGACCAACAAGGAGTTCCTGGGGCGGGTGGACACCTTCATGGCGGACTCCAGCGGCAAGATCGCCCAGGGGGCACACCAGATGGACGAGTCGGTGCAGGTGATGCAGGGAGCCACCGGACGCTTCCAGTCCATGGCCTCCATCATCTCCTCCATCGTCAAGGCCCAGAAAGGACTCAAGGACATCCGCCTCTAG
- a CDS encoding PEP/pyruvate-binding domain-containing protein encodes MNPSTFVRFDPEPVYRQRGWLIGEGRCGGKAKGLAFALSSLEGSALGEQIRLPDFTYVLTTEVFGDFLVSSGLEDLYDEEDWESVRPRIDGAPLSPALREDLERILEEAGDVPLAIRSSSLLEDSLSLSFAGKYETCFSPNTGSREERLASLERCVKTVWASLFNPSARAYRAKHGREDRKESMAVLVQQVVGRPREGYYYPELAGALFSRVFRRPTPRVRKEDGVMRLCFGLGTRTVDRGNARVFYLTNPALRPEGNRPSQIAESSQVDFDYIDQTYGAFLTGSLSHLFLPFILRNHRNAGAFIEHYGDEALHSTLADPGIPTRPLFTFPGLPQRSRHLFDLSSRLMAHLETTMGTPVDLEFTYETEGEEFHLVQMRPLASFEEMARVRIPDLPEERVLLRGDRMVSNGRMEGLSHLVYVDPEAYVNRWDPVGAAQAVGEFNRRLRGTPYVLVGPGRWGSRNPALGVPVQYAQICHCGCLAELSLPQYGFTPELSYGTHFFLDMDNDGILYLPVFAGQPRNAFRDDWFETTPCETGSHPAVRLYRGTFDIFLDGESETGVVAAR; translated from the coding sequence GTGAACCCTTCCACCTTCGTCCGTTTCGACCCCGAGCCGGTGTACCGGCAACGGGGATGGCTCATCGGAGAGGGACGGTGCGGGGGCAAGGCCAAGGGCCTTGCCTTCGCCCTCTCCTCCCTGGAGGGCTCCGCCCTGGGGGAGCAGATCCGCTTGCCCGACTTCACCTACGTCCTCACCACGGAGGTCTTCGGGGATTTCCTGGTCTCCTCGGGCCTGGAAGACCTCTACGACGAGGAGGACTGGGAATCCGTCCGCCCTCGGATCGACGGGGCCCCCCTGTCCCCGGCCCTGAGGGAGGACCTGGAGCGCATCCTGGAGGAGGCGGGGGACGTCCCCCTGGCGATCCGCTCCAGCTCCCTCCTGGAGGACTCCCTCTCCCTGTCCTTCGCGGGGAAGTACGAGACCTGCTTCTCCCCCAACACGGGAAGCAGGGAGGAACGCCTCGCCTCCCTGGAGCGCTGCGTCAAGACCGTCTGGGCCTCCCTCTTCAACCCCTCCGCCCGGGCCTATCGGGCCAAGCACGGAAGGGAGGACCGCAAGGAGTCCATGGCGGTGCTGGTGCAACAGGTGGTGGGTCGCCCCCGGGAGGGGTACTACTACCCGGAGCTGGCGGGAGCCCTCTTCTCCCGGGTCTTCCGGCGTCCCACCCCTCGGGTCCGCAAGGAGGACGGGGTGATGCGCCTCTGCTTCGGCCTGGGGACGCGCACGGTGGACCGGGGCAACGCCCGGGTCTTCTACCTCACCAACCCCGCCCTGCGCCCGGAGGGCAACCGTCCCTCCCAGATCGCCGAGTCCAGCCAGGTGGACTTCGACTACATCGATCAGACCTACGGGGCCTTCCTCACCGGATCCCTGAGCCACCTCTTCCTGCCCTTCATCCTCCGGAACCATCGCAACGCCGGGGCCTTCATCGAGCACTACGGGGACGAGGCCCTCCACTCCACCCTGGCGGACCCGGGGATCCCCACCCGCCCCCTCTTCACCTTCCCCGGACTCCCGCAGCGGAGCAGGCACCTCTTCGACCTGTCCTCCCGGCTCATGGCCCATCTGGAGACCACCATGGGCACCCCCGTGGACCTGGAGTTCACCTACGAGACCGAGGGGGAGGAGTTCCACCTGGTGCAGATGCGCCCCCTGGCCTCCTTCGAGGAGATGGCCCGGGTGCGCATCCCCGATCTGCCGGAGGAACGGGTGCTCCTCCGGGGGGACCGGATGGTGAGCAACGGGCGCATGGAAGGGCTTTCCCACCTGGTCTACGTGGACCCGGAGGCCTACGTGAACCGATGGGACCCCGTGGGGGCAGCCCAGGCGGTGGGGGAATTCAACCGCCGCCTCCGGGGCACCCCCTACGTGCTGGTGGGACCGGGGCGCTGGGGAAGCCGCAACCCCGCCCTGGGGGTGCCGGTGCAGTACGCCCAGATCTGCCACTGCGGGTGCCTAGCGGAGCTGTCCCTGCCCCAGTACGGCTTCACCCCGGAGCTTTCCTACGGCACCCACTTCTTCCTGGACATGGACAACGACGGCATCCTCTACCTGCCCGTGTTCGCGGGGCAACCCCGCAACGCCTTCCGGGACGACTGGTTCGAGACGACCCCCTGCGAAACGGGCTCCCACCCGGCGGTGCGCCTCTATCGAGGGACCTTCGACATCTTCCTGGACGGGGAATCGGAGACCGGCGTCGTTGCGGCCCGCTGA
- a CDS encoding oxygen-binding di-iron domain-containing protein: MGLFSTVTLYEDPRHRFLHLGWEEQEEEGFVQTNQYLIQDGDEVVLLDPGGAHVFPRVLANVAEVVDLSQVRHIFYSHQDPDVSSGITLWLPIADRAKVYISGLWTRFLPHFGVYDQRRIVPIPDGGGTLPLASGTRLQFIPSHFLHSTGCFSVFDPVSRILFSGDIGAAVFPPGKRYEEVRDFDAHLPYMEGFHKRYMAGNGVCRKWADLVSSLGVEAIAPQHGAVMKGEQARRFLAWFRELRCGVDVADSFYGTSSRPAAR, translated from the coding sequence ATGGGCCTGTTCAGCACCGTGACGCTCTACGAGGACCCCCGCCACCGGTTCCTCCACCTGGGGTGGGAGGAGCAGGAGGAGGAGGGGTTCGTCCAGACCAACCAGTACCTCATCCAGGACGGGGACGAGGTGGTCCTCCTGGATCCCGGCGGGGCCCACGTGTTCCCCCGGGTCCTGGCCAACGTGGCGGAGGTGGTGGACCTCTCCCAGGTGCGCCACATCTTCTACTCCCACCAGGACCCGGACGTCTCCTCCGGGATCACCCTGTGGCTGCCCATCGCGGACCGGGCCAAGGTGTACATCTCCGGCCTCTGGACCCGCTTTCTGCCCCACTTCGGGGTGTACGACCAGCGACGCATCGTCCCCATCCCCGACGGAGGGGGAACCCTTCCCCTGGCCTCGGGCACCCGGCTCCAGTTCATCCCCAGCCACTTCCTCCACTCCACGGGGTGCTTCTCCGTCTTCGACCCGGTCTCCCGGATCCTCTTCTCCGGGGACATCGGGGCGGCGGTCTTCCCCCCCGGGAAGCGCTACGAGGAGGTGCGGGACTTCGACGCCCACCTGCCCTACATGGAGGGGTTCCACAAACGCTACATGGCGGGCAACGGGGTGTGCCGCAAATGGGCGGACCTGGTGTCCTCCCTGGGGGTGGAGGCCATCGCCCCCCAGCACGGGGCGGTGATGAAGGGCGAACAGGCGCGGCGGTTCCTCGCCTGGTTCCGGGAACTGCGCTGCGGCGTGGACGTGGCGGACAGCTTCTACGGCACCTCGTCCCGCCCTGCGGCCCGCTAG
- a CDS encoding metal ABC transporter permease, translating into MTELLQYDFMRYALLAGLLASLVCGIIGSLVVVYRIVFLAGGIAHTAYGGVGVAFYFGFSPFLGALGACLTAALALSGITLRKKDRSDAVVGALWAAGMAVGILFADLTPGYRADLMSTLFGSILTVSLPDLVLSGGAALTVLALVAWNYQDFLALAYDEAFARTRGVATGRLHTLVLVLTALAVVVLIRVVGLILVIALLTIPPYLAERRSRSLGGMMVLSTLYSGAFVLVGLALSYRFDLSSGATIILVASGVFLLDAVLRSLQGRGGQAGRSSQGGAGR; encoded by the coding sequence GTGACGGAGCTGCTCCAGTACGATTTTATGCGCTACGCCCTCCTGGCGGGGCTGCTGGCCAGCCTGGTCTGCGGGATCATCGGTTCCCTGGTGGTGGTGTACCGCATCGTCTTCCTGGCGGGAGGGATCGCCCACACCGCCTACGGGGGAGTGGGGGTGGCCTTCTACTTCGGATTCTCTCCCTTCCTGGGGGCCCTGGGGGCCTGCCTGACGGCGGCCCTGGCCCTGTCGGGGATCACCCTTCGGAAGAAGGATCGGTCCGACGCGGTGGTGGGGGCCCTGTGGGCGGCGGGGATGGCGGTGGGGATCCTCTTCGCGGACCTGACGCCGGGGTACCGGGCGGACCTGATGAGCACCCTCTTCGGCAGCATCCTCACCGTGTCCCTTCCCGACCTGGTCCTTTCCGGGGGGGCGGCCCTCACCGTTCTGGCCCTGGTGGCCTGGAACTATCAGGATTTCCTTGCCTTGGCCTACGACGAGGCCTTCGCCCGAACCCGGGGGGTGGCCACGGGGCGGCTCCACACCCTGGTGCTGGTGCTCACCGCCCTGGCGGTGGTGGTGCTGATTCGGGTGGTGGGGCTGATCCTGGTGATCGCCCTGCTCACCATCCCCCCCTATCTGGCGGAGCGGCGCAGCCGATCCCTGGGGGGGATGATGGTCCTGTCCACCCTCTACAGCGGGGCCTTCGTCCTGGTGGGGCTTGCCCTTTCCTATCGGTTCGATCTTTCCTCCGGTGCCACCATCATCCTGGTGGCCTCGGGGGTCTTTCTGTTGGACGCGGTGTTGCGGTCCCTGCAGGGGCGCGGGGGGCAAGCGGGCCGTTCTTCCCAAGGAGGTGCGGGGCGGTGA
- a CDS encoding GTPase, giving the protein MLFQYDVDPGTELEDVLNSCRKAARHGYAIAKENLQETAEAIKGVSNSLSKCLMSLENGSVRTPGIVNQLKAQLSGVVTELEGLQKTSDLALEERRKNLDSFSITLFGRTMAGKSTLMEILTRGDGESIGTGSQRTTRDVRGYQWNGLEVTDVPGVAAFEGAEDEELAFKAAAQADLVLFLITDDAPQPVEAECLAQVRRLGKPVLGICNVKAAVDDEDDLLLFLRAPHRPFDRTRIDQLLQQFHLLADQHIPGKRIPFVVTHLRSRFLAYQPGLEKHRSNLLKASRFDGVESRIVNEVVGRGTFLRVKSFVDGSVAPMMDLTDLLLEFSAQNSSSGRVLIDKRRQFRDWAQEFRSSGQQRINTLILKAMDSLRDKVPSFAEDHYEDRSAGERWKRLVESNGVIRKVERLQRELLDECKKALSEVARELKSEFSLVASLSSDRHIKMDSIFNVKRAWNWGTNILAGGLGIAALVLGSGPLGWAAAAVGAVGSLISLFFDDREEKARRAREKLSRRLVDNINKMERDLRKNLGDWFHQELLGKQIYVLLDDLGAVTSGLFELADAQRTLAWTLNDRQKKLGRTLAEEALSQLGAPSLLDSIMDVARVPGLATMFLIQPNVTFPGHIRSALEKLLGEQIWFVIDTKNAFSILLQAIGRNCEKSKISIEEKICVAHVPLDDLDAVTKTRVRLAQQLTGFHVMR; this is encoded by the coding sequence ATGCTGTTTCAGTATGATGTTGATCCAGGTACAGAACTTGAGGATGTGCTCAATAGTTGTCGTAAAGCAGCCCGCCATGGATACGCTATAGCAAAAGAAAATCTTCAGGAAACCGCCGAGGCCATTAAGGGAGTTTCTAACTCGCTATCCAAATGCTTGATGTCGCTTGAAAATGGATCGGTTCGCACTCCTGGAATTGTAAACCAGCTCAAGGCTCAACTATCCGGCGTAGTCACTGAGCTCGAAGGCTTACAAAAAACCTCTGATTTGGCACTGGAGGAACGTCGTAAAAACTTGGACAGTTTTTCCATTACCCTTTTCGGCCGCACTATGGCTGGAAAGTCGACACTAATGGAAATTCTCACGCGTGGAGACGGAGAATCAATCGGCACCGGCTCACAAAGAACCACGCGTGACGTCCGAGGTTATCAATGGAACGGGCTTGAAGTAACAGATGTGCCAGGAGTCGCAGCGTTTGAGGGCGCAGAAGATGAGGAGCTTGCATTTAAAGCTGCCGCCCAAGCCGACCTGGTTCTATTTTTAATAACGGACGATGCTCCCCAGCCGGTTGAAGCGGAATGCTTGGCGCAAGTACGCCGCCTGGGGAAACCCGTCCTGGGAATATGCAACGTCAAGGCCGCCGTAGACGATGAAGATGACCTACTACTATTCCTAAGAGCCCCTCACCGCCCCTTTGATCGAACGCGTATAGATCAACTGCTTCAACAATTTCATCTCCTTGCCGACCAGCACATCCCTGGAAAGCGGATACCTTTCGTGGTGACTCATCTCCGCTCACGTTTTCTCGCATATCAGCCTGGACTTGAAAAGCATCGAAGTAACTTGCTCAAGGCAAGTCGTTTCGATGGCGTTGAATCCCGTATTGTTAACGAAGTCGTCGGTCGAGGTACTTTTTTAAGAGTGAAAAGTTTCGTCGATGGATCTGTTGCCCCCATGATGGATCTTACCGACCTGCTATTAGAGTTTAGTGCTCAAAATTCCAGCAGCGGAAGAGTTTTAATAGATAAAAGACGACAGTTCAGAGATTGGGCACAAGAATTTAGGTCCTCTGGTCAACAGCGGATCAATACTTTGATTTTAAAAGCCATGGATTCGCTCCGTGATAAAGTCCCCTCTTTCGCCGAAGACCATTATGAGGATCGGTCCGCTGGCGAAAGGTGGAAGCGCTTGGTTGAATCAAACGGCGTGATTCGTAAGGTTGAAAGACTTCAAAGAGAACTACTCGATGAATGCAAAAAAGCCCTTAGTGAAGTCGCACGTGAATTAAAATCTGAATTTTCGCTTGTTGCAAGTCTTTCCAGTGACCGCCACATCAAGATGGATAGCATCTTCAATGTGAAGCGTGCATGGAACTGGGGTACAAACATCCTTGCTGGCGGACTGGGAATTGCGGCACTTGTCCTTGGTAGTGGCCCGTTAGGTTGGGCGGCGGCAGCGGTAGGTGCTGTGGGTTCGCTTATCTCTTTGTTTTTCGATGATCGAGAGGAAAAAGCCCGGAGAGCGCGAGAAAAATTAAGTAGGCGGCTTGTCGATAATATCAACAAAATGGAGCGCGACCTCCGAAAGAATTTAGGCGACTGGTTTCATCAAGAACTATTGGGAAAACAGATATATGTTCTTTTGGATGATCTGGGGGCAGTTACATCAGGGCTCTTTGAGCTTGCCGATGCTCAGCGCACACTGGCCTGGACGTTAAACGACCGACAAAAGAAACTGGGACGTACTCTTGCTGAAGAAGCATTAAGCCAACTCGGCGCACCAAGTCTACTTGATTCAATAATGGATGTGGCTAGGGTTCCGGGGCTTGCCACCATGTTTTTGATCCAGCCCAATGTTACATTTCCTGGACATATTCGCAGTGCTCTCGAAAAACTGTTAGGTGAACAAATCTGGTTTGTTATCGATACGAAAAACGCATTTTCTATTCTTTTACAAGCCATCGGACGAAATTGTGAAAAAAGTAAAATTAGCATCGAGGAAAAAATATGTGTTGCGCATGTCCCACTTGATGACCTTGATGCGGTAACTAAAACCCGAGTGAGGCTTGCCCAGCAACTTACAGGCTTCCATGTAATGAGATAA